The following is a genomic window from Solanum stenotomum isolate F172 chromosome 4, ASM1918654v1, whole genome shotgun sequence.
TAACCCTGAATCTGATAAATATAAATTGGACATGCTACCCCATTAGAATCGACATTCCAGACTCAATGGAATCGTCATATTTCCGAAAAGAGGTCAAATTATGAAATTCCCTCCCGGAACACTCTTAAGGTAAAATTCAACTTCTGACCCAAACACTCAAAACTCAACCCAAGGCCTCGGAAACCTTACCAACCGATGGACTAGCTCAAACTCGACGTTACGGACGTGGTGGAACTGACAGAATTCCCATCCAACACTCAAAACTCAAagtgttgaccaaagtcaaccctaTCAAGAATTCTCAACTTAAGAGGGGTCAAATCACCAAAAGCACATGCGATCGCATCGGGGACTGCACCAACCATTCCAGAAAAACAAACTAAGCATGAAAAAACTACGGGGAAGGTCAAAATGGTTATTTCACAATTAAAAGCAAATTCACAAGAAATGGAACATTACAATAACAAACATGTATTCAATTAGTGGCGGAGCCACATACACTTGATGAGGGGTGTCCTCcccttcgtcggaaaattatattgtgtagccagataaatatattttttatgtgtatatatatccCATATTGACTGGCTTCTAGcaattttacttctttatattttgacacccctTAGTCAAAATTCTTGTTCTGCCACTGAATTCAATATTAACTATCTTTATACTTTATATCaactatatttatatttgtatcaaTTGTGTTATAACAATTTGTATTCTAGTTCAAACAATGCTTCACATAATAcatcaaacacacacacacacacatacacacacacacacacacatatatatatatatatattcattatcaactatatttatatttggtaTCAATTGCATTATTACTATttgtatatacaagtaaaatgaaacacgaattgattaaataacataatttgaACACCCTTAACATAACAAGTTGTTAATTGATATAGCCCAGTGGTTTCACGTCCTTAGAATGAGGAAGTGCTTGTGTGTTCAAATCTCAttacttttactttttgaaaagaGTTTTTGTTGTGCTATTTCTGGACACCCTTTGTGAAAttcctggctccgccactgttTGTATAGAGAGTAAGAAAGAGGGAAAGAGTCCTTATCTAGTGATATATATATCTTTGATCTCATTGGGTATCAAAATCCCATGTGTAGCAATTAATGCAACTTGGCAATCTCTAATCCATCAATTTCCCATGATGTTTACAAGGGGGCCCCAACCAATTGTTGTTCTCTCATATGTGATTTGTTGAGATTAATTATAATATGATATCTCTTATAAATAGCCAATGAATTATTACATTATTGGCTGCATATACACCGaagtatattaataaaaatggaGCACTGGAAGGACCTTAGCGGAAAAGTAGTGATTTCACCTCCTTAGAATGAGGAGGTGCTCGTGTGTTTGAATCTCATAACAAACATGTATTCAGTATAAActataattgtattttatatcaACTGTATTTATAATTCGTATCTATTGTATTATGACTATTTGTATTTCAGTCCAAACAATGCTTCGTACATaatataacaaacatatattttgtatcaactatatttgtattttgtatcaattgcATTATTACTACAATTTGTATAGAGAGTAAGAaagagggaaagaatccttatCTAGTGATATCTATATCTTTGATCTCATGGGGTATCAAAACCCCATGATGTTAACAAGGGGGGCCCAACCAATTGTTGTTCTCTCATATGTTATTTGTTGAGATTAATTATAATATGATATCTCTTATAAATAGCCAATGAATTATTACATTATTGGCTGCATATACACCGaagtatattaataaaaatggaGCACTGGAAGGACCTTAGCGGAAAAGTAGTGATGGTGACGGGTGCATCGTCAGGAATCGGGTTAGAGTTCTGTCTCGACTTGGCCAAAGCCGGTTGCAACATCATTGCTGCTGCTCGTCGTGTTGACAGACTGAAATCTCTATGCAACCAAATTAATAGTAATTCAAAGGGACCTCCACGTGCAATCGCGATCCAACTTGATGTTACCACTGATGGTGCTACAATTGAGTCCGTAGTACAAATAGCTTGGGACGCCTTTGGACGTATTGATGCCTTGGTTAACAATGCCGGCATTACAGGTAATCCATAATTGAGTATACTGTATACATTTGAGgtatatgataaaaaaatttattgtttgAGTATGTAATGTGTATAGGTAATGTGCACTCTTCACTAGAAATGCCAGAGAAGGAGTGGGACAATGTCTTTAACACGAACCTAAAAGGGGCATGGTTGGTGTCTAAATATGTATGTAGACGTATACGCGATGCTAAACAGGGCGGAGGGTCTGTTATTAATATCTCTTCAATGGCTGGTTTGAATCGGGGAGTATTCATAGGGGGTCTTGCTTACGCTTCTTCAAAAATGGCTCTTGACATGCTCACTAAGGTACCTACTTGcaaaaaagaattcaaaatttcttttataaaagtatttaatttttcttatttcattttccctccctcctcaaatactaatttagatattattttatcttttcaaaaaaataattctacccACTTAGCTCACCTAACCTTCAGCTtccattttttctcattttgtgttagatatatacatatcgaaaatattttttacttgccGCGGCaagactttttaaatttatttatttatttatattatattcgGTGCActagtagaatttttttttctaaaaatatatgtacgtacatatctaacacaaaatgagaaaaatgtaaaaaaaaaaaaaaaaattatgagtggagggattttttttttgggagggtgaagtatgaattttttaaaaatattttataaaagattttttttttaaaaaaggatgGGGGATTANAGGGGGGGGAGTGGGGGGATGTGGTGGAGTgggataagaaaaataatttaaatttaatttttaaatatattttttcgatagtaatactttaatctttaatttttaattaatattaatagtttattatttaatttttatcaaggtgaaatattttatttatgtggaATGTTGTGTGTCaaggttttttcaaataaaagagagtgCATTACACACAACATTTatgtgtgtttctcaaactagaaagtgatagtttaggtatgaaactcacactctcaatagtttaggtatgaaactaaaaaaaaaggatagtttaggtgtgtttttgacacttatctcaatatatattaatgaatGACAGAATATGGCGGTCGAATTGGGAGTAGACAAGATCAGAGTGAATTCAATAGCCCCAGGATATTTCAAATCAGAGATAACAGGGTGCCTTATGGAAAAGAAATGGTTCGGTAATTATACTAGGAGAACCATTCCTCTGAGAACATTGGGAACGATAGATCCAGCTTTAACATCAATGGTGAGGTACTTAATTCACGATTCTTCTGAATATGTTTCTGGTAATGTCTTCATCGTTGATGCTGGAACTTCCTTACCAGGTGTCCCCATTTTCTCATCACTCTAATCATAAAGGTGGATTCTTCGTTTGAAGTTTATAGATTCTCATAATGATCTCAggttaatataaaatattgatttagttcataaaaaatatacacGCATATATAATGGTGTATCTACTATGTTGGAGATAAATGTCAATAAGGGTTTATTTTGCCTTTGATGTGATAAGCCCACTGagaagttattgtattattGCAAAGTATATCTAATATGCAGAATGATTTGGGAGATTTTTATACTTGGCTTGAATTATAATTTGGACTTTTCTACTTACGATTTTATCTAATGAGCACTCAAATTTGATGAAACTCAACTTCTTAAACCACTTTAACGTAAAGTAACTCTCAATCATGTTGATGTTGCAGTTCGTGTCACATaaaatttgcaatttttttttaacaacaaTGTAGATTCCATTTCAAAGCAAAAGGTTACAGAGGAGGACCAAACCTTACTCATACAAGAGTAGCTAGAATGGTAGGCCATTCTTACAATTTTAGCTTccaaaaataaagcaaaagaGGAAGATTGTTCCTAGTATAGTTAGGTTTCCCAAAAAAGTCTAGTATAGAATATCTAGTACTATTCAAGAAGAGCTCAATCAGGGTCGAAGATAAAAGTGTTTTTCCTTAATCTGATTCTAAAGTATGGACGAGCTTCTTCATCATTCTTCATAGTGGCTACAATCTTCCTTGGTAAGTGAAAAGTTTCAGTGAAGAAGTCATTTTTCCTATCAAGCTCCGCATAGTTGGCCAAGAGATCAGAAGTGTTATTCCCTTCCTTGAATATATGAATGAACTGAAAATTTCCCTT
Proteins encoded in this region:
- the LOC125863206 gene encoding uncharacterized protein LOC125863206 is translated as MEHWKDLSGKVVMVTGASSGIGLEFCLDLAKAGCNIIAAARRVDRLKSLCNQINSNSKGPPRAIAIQLDVTTDGATIESVVQIAWDAFGRIDALVNNAGITGNVHSSLEMPEKEWDNVFNTNLKGAWLVSKYVCRRIRDAKQGGGSVINISSMAGLNRGVFIGGLAYASSKMALDMLTKNMAVELGVDKIRVNSIAPGYFKSEITGCLMEKKWFGNYTRRTIPLRTLGTIDPALTSMVRYLIHDSSEYVSGNVFIVDAGTSLPGVPIFSSL